Sequence from the Schaalia sp. 19OD2882 genome:
CTTGGCCACGCGCTCGGAACGGGCCGGGGCACCGGTCTTGATCTGGCCGGAGTTGGTGGCAACGGCCAGGTCGGCGATGGTGGTGTCCTCGGTCTCGCCGGAACGGTGCGAGGTCATCGAACGGTAGCCCGCGCGGTGAGCCTCTTCCACGGCGTCCAGGGTCTCGGTCAGCGAACCGATCTGGTTGACCTTGACCAGCAAGGCGTTCGCGGCGCCCATCTCGATGCCGCGGCGCAGGCGCTCGGGGTTGGTGACGAAGAAGTCGTCGCCGACCAGCTGGACACGACCACCGATGAGGTCGGTGAGGGACTTCCAGGCGTCCCACTCGTCCTCGGAGAGCGGATCCTCGATGGAGACCATCGGGTAGTCGGAGATGAGCTTCTCGTAGTAATCGACCATGTACTCCGTCGAGCGAGCCTCACCCTCGAACTGGTAGGCGCCGTCCTTGAAGAACTCGGTCGAGGCGACGTCCAGGGCCAGGGCCACGTCATCGCCCGGCTTGAAGCCGGCCTTCTCGATGGCCTCCAGGATCAGGTCCAGCGCGGCAGCGTTGGAGTCCAGGTTCGGTGCGAAGCCGCCCTCGTCACCCAGACCCGTGGACAGGCCGCGCTCCTTGATGACACCCTTGAGGGTGTGGTAGACCTCGGCGCCCCAGCGCAGGGCCTCGCGGAAGGAGTCCGCACCCAAGGGGGCGATCATGAACTCCTGGATGTCGACGTTGGTGTCCGCGTGGGAACCACCGTTGAGGATGTTCATCATCGGCACCGGCAGGACGTGGGCGTTGGGGCCGCCCAGGTAGCGGTACAGGGGCAGGTCCGCCGAGTCGGCGGCGGCCTTGGCCACGGCCAGCGACACGCCGAGGATGGCGTTCGCACCCAGCTTGCCCTTGTTCGGGGTGCCGTCGAGATCGATCATGATCTCGTCGATGACACGCTGGTCAGAGGCGTCCTCGCCGATGAGCTCGGGAGCGATGGCCTCGGTGACGGCCTCGACGGCGTCCTGGACGCCCTTGCCGAGGTAGCGGCCCTTGTCGCCGTCACGGCGCTCGACCGCCTCGAACGCGCCTGTCGACGCGCCGGAGGGCACGGCCGCACGCGAAACGGTGCCGTCCTCGAGCAGGACCTCGACCTCAACGGTCGGGTTTCCGCGCGAGTCCAGGATCTCGCGAGCTCCGATTGCCTCGATCATTGCCACGTTGTTCTCCAATCGATCAATTGCGTGACTGACGTCAGGGTCAACGGTAGTACGCGCCACTGGCCCCGACCACCCCCATGCGCACCTTCGGGCGCCCAAAATGCCCCCGGGGGCACCAGCGGGCGGGGACGAGGGCGACAATGGTCCCCCGAAAGGAGCGCACCCCCTCATCGAGGGGATGCGCTCCGCCTGACACGCGCGTGTGCGTCGAACTCACTCAGTTGCCACCCATGGCCTGCACGGGTTTCGACGGCTGCACCTCGACCACGTCACCGAAGATCGGTTTGGCGTGGCCGAGCCCCGCGCCGTTGGCCACCCGGGGGTCGTTGCCGTAACGCGGGTTGATCGCCACCGGGTTCTCCTCCATGAAGGCCTGCCGCGCGGCCGCGCCCTTGGCACTCTGCTCCGCGGTCATCGGTGTCTGGTCGAGCAGGCTGGCGCGCAACGAGTCCTCCAACAGCAGCAGGGTCGTCTGGGAGACGTCGGTGGGCAACGGCTCCTTCCAGTGGCCGGCCTCCACCGCCTTGTCGGTCAGGTCGCGAATCTGCTGTTCGGTGACAGTGATGCCGACCGCTTCGGCCTGCTTCTGCCTGGCCGGGGCTTCAGCCAGTTGCAGGATGAGCGCCAGACGATCGTCCTCCTGGCCGGTGGCCCTGCCGAGTTCACGCATCGCAGTGTCGATCTGGGCCTCCGTGAAGACCTCCTCCCCCACCCGCAGGGCACCCCCGGGCTGGGCCGAGCACGCCCCCAACCCCAGCAGTGACGCGGCGATCGCCACCCCTGCGACGGCCTTGGTGACGGTGGTCCTCATGTGCGCTCCTCACTCCACGGTCCCTCGGAGGCGGCGTCCCCGGGGCCCGAGCATTCTATGACAGGGGGCGCAGGATCTTCGTCACCACCGTCTCCACCCACTCCAGGAGCGGCTCTCCTGTGACCGGCTGCCCGCCGATGCGCGCGGTCATGGGGGCCGGGACCAGCACCTGCCGGAGGGCCGCCTTGATGACGGCCCCCGGGTGCAGACGCCTCAGCCTGACGATCTGCGAGTCCGTCAATTCCACCGGCGCGAAACGCATGTACCTGCCCTGCCCGGTGACCTCTTCGATCCCTGCCCGACGAACCACCTCACGCAGACGCGCCACCGCGAACAGCAGGTCGACCTCGGGCGGTACGGGACCGAAACGGTCGGCCAGTTCCGCACGCAGATCCGCTTCCTGGGCGGAAGTGGTCACGGCCGCGATCTTGCCGTAGACCTCCAGACGGAGCCTCTCCCCCGGCACGTATTCGGGGGGCACATGGGCGTCCACCGGCAGGTCCATGCGCAGATCCGCCTTCGGCTCCTGCTTCTTGCCGCGCACGGCGGCCACGGCGTCGGCCACCATCCGCACGTACAGGTCGAAGCCGACTCCTTCGATGTGGCCCGACTGGGCCCCGCCCAGCAGATTTCCGGCTCCACGGATCTCCAGGTCCTTCTGGGCCACGGCCAGACCCGACCCCAGGTCCGAGTGCTGTGCGATGGTTTTCAGTCTCTCGTGGGCGGTCTCCGACAAGGTGCGCTCACCGGGGTAGAAGAAGTACGCGTAGGCGCGTTCCCGGCCTCGTCCCACGCGGCCGCGCAACTGGTGCAACTGGGACAGGCCGAAGGTGTCGGCGCGGTCCACGATCAGCGTGTTCGCATTGGAGATGTCCAGGCCCGTCTCCACGATGGTCGTGCACACCAGGACGTCGAAGTGCTGGTTCCAGAAGTCGATGATGACCTCTTCCAACTGGTGCTCGGACAGCTTGCCGTGGGCCACCCGGATGCGGGCCTCGGGCACCAGGTCCGCCAGGTGCGAGGCGACCTCGTCGATGGATTCGACCCGGTTGTGGACGAAGAAGACCTGCCCATCACGCAGCAGCTCTCGACGGATGGCGGCCACCACCTGAGCGTCGGAGTGGGCGCCGACGAAGGTCAGGACGGGTTGGCGCTCCTCGGGCGGGGTCTGCAGGATCGACATCTCGCGGATGCCGGTCACCGCCATCTCCAAGGTGCGCGGGATGGGGGTGGCGGACATGGACAGCACGTCGACATCGGCGCGCAGGGCCTTGAGGGTCTCCTTGTGTTCGACGCCGAAACGCTGTTCCTCGTCGATGACGACCAGCCCCAGGTCCTTGAAGGCCACCGTCCCGGTGAGCAGCGCGTGCGTGCCGATGACGACATCCACTCCGCCCGAGGCCAGGCCCGCCTTGACCTTCTCGGCCTCCTTCGGGGTGGAGAAGCGTGAGAGCGCCCCCACGGTCACCGGGAAACCCGCATAGCGTTCCTGGAAGGTCTCCAGGTGCTGTTGGACCAGCAGGGTCGTGGGGACGAGCACCGCGACCTGCTTGCCGTCCTGGACGGCCTTGAAGGCGGCGCGCACGGCGATCTCGGTCTTTCCGTAACCGACGTCGCCGGTGAGCAGACGGTCCATGGGAACGGTCTTCTCCATGTCGGCCTTGACCTCGTCGATGGTGACCAGCTGGTCGGGGGTCTCCACATAGGGGAAGGCCTCCTCCAATTCGCGCTGCCACGGGGTGTCGGGGCTGAAGGCGTGGCCCTTGGTGGCCTGACGCACGGCGTAGAGGCGCACGAGTTCCTTGGCGACCTCGTCCACGGCTTTGCGGGCCTTGGCCTTGGCCTTGGCCCAGTCCGCCCCGCCCATCTTCGTCAAGGTCGGGTGGTCGGAGCCCGTGTACTTGGAGATCTGGTCCATCGAGTCGGTCGGCACCATGAGGCGGTCTCCCGGATGCCCGCGTTTGGAGGGGGCGTACTCGATGACAAGGTAGTCGCGGGTGACGGCCGCCTCGCCGCGCCCCATGGTCCGCTGGGTGAGTTCGAGGAAGCGTCCGATGCCGTGCTGCTCGTGGACCACGTGGTCACCGGGGTGCAGTGACAACGGGTCGACTCCCTTGCGTCGGCGTGAGGGCATGCGGCGCATGTCGCGGGTGGAGGCGCCCGCCCGCCCCGTGAGGTCCCCGTCGGTGAGGACCGCGAGGCGCTGGGTGGGGGCGACGAATCCGCGTCCGGCGCGCGAGGTGGTCACCAGGACCAGACCCTCCTCCGGGCGGGTGGCCACGTCGACGACGAGGCGCGCCCCGATGCCCTCGCTCGTGAGTATGCTCACGAGGCGTTTGGCGGGCCCCGGGCCCTCAGTGGTGACCACGAGGTGCCACCCTGCGCGCGCGAGCTCCGCGATGTCGCCGGTGGCGGCCTCGAAGTCGCCGCGGTAGGGGCGCACTTCGCGGGCGCCGATGCCGACCAGTGACGGGCTGACGACCCGTGGGCGCACCTCGTCGGCCAGGAGGGGCCCGCCCGGACCTTCGCCACTGCGGCCCTGTGGTGCGGTGGCGCCCTCGTCAGCGCGGTCCTGACCGGCCACGGTCGCGTCGGCGAGTTCGGCGGGTGGAAGACTGGTCAGGTCCCACCAGGTGCGCCCGCCCTCGCCGCGCAATTCGTCCAGGTCCAGGAAACTCGCACTGCCGGCCTCCAGGGGGACCCCTCCCCCACCGGCGGCGACCGACCAAGCGGCGGTGAGGAATTCCTCGGTGGTGCGGGCCAGGTCCTCGGCGCGGGCGCGCACACGTTCGGGGTCCGAGACCAGGACGGGACTGCCCTGGGGCAGCAGGTCGACAAGGCGTCGCATCCCGCCGACGAGGACGGGCGCCAGGGACTCGATCCCCGGCGCCGGGATCCCTTCTGCCGCCAGTTCCAGCATCTCGGCCGCGCCCGGCAGGGTCGTGGTCAGGTTCCGGGCGCGCCGACGCACCTCCTCGGTGAGCAGCAGTTCGCGGCAGGCGGTGGCCCACAGGCCGTCCTCGGCCGCACCCAGGGTGCGCTGGTCGGACAGGGAGAAGGCGCGGATCTCGTCGACCTCGTCCCCCCAGAGCTCCAGGCGCAGCGGGTGGGGCTCGTGCGGGGGGAAGACGTCGAGGATGCCGCCTCGCACGCTCACCTGGCCGCGCTGCTCGACCATGTCGACTCTCTGGTAGCCAAGCGCGGTCAGCCGGGAGGTGAGTTCGGGCAGGTCGACGAGGTCCCCTCGGCGTACGCGCACGGGCTCCAAGTCACCCAGACCCGCGATGACGGGCTGCAGGAATGCGCGTACCGGGACGACGAGCACCTGGAGGGGGCCGGCGTGCGGGTCACCGGCCACCGGGTGGGCCAGGCGCCGCAGAACCGCGATGCGCCGCGCCATCGTGTCGCTCTGGGGTGAGAGGCGCTCGTGGGGCAGGGTCTCCCATGCGGGGAAGACGGCCACCCCCGCCGGATCCGTCCACGAGGCCAGGGCCGCGCCCGCCTGGTCGGCGTCACGGCCGGTGGCGGTGAGCATGACCACCGGCGTTCGGGAGGTGCCCGTCAGGTGCTGCGCAACGGCGGCCACCAGGGCGGGGCGCACTCCGACCGGTGCGGCGGCCACGCCGGGGGTGGAGGCCGCGACGGAGTCGACGACCTGCGCGAATGCGGGGTCGTCGAGGAGTTGGTCGGCCAGGCCCGTGAGTTTCACGATGGTCCTTCCCCTGGGAGTCATGCGGCCATGCAAGGGTAGCCGCCGGCCCCCACATCTGCCTCAGGCGGTGTGCAAACTCATCTGCGCCTGGGAGAACCCTCGTAGGACGACGTCCTCGACGACGTCAGCGGCCTGTTCGACGGTGACGTCGACCTCGGGCCTGTCCTTGGCGGTGATCCTGGCCAGGACGTAGTCGGCGGGGTCCTGGCGTCCCGGTGGGCGTCCGATGCCGATGCGCAGGCGGTGGTAGTCCTTCGTGCCGATGGACTGGGAGATGGATTTCAGGCCGTTGTGGCCGCCCTCGCCCCCGCCCCTCTTCAGACGCAGCTCGTGGGCGGGAAGGTCCAATTCGTCGTGAAGGACCAGCAGATGCTCCGCATCCACGCCGAGGAAGGTCATGAGGCGCGAGACGGGCCCCCCGGTGATGTTCATGTACCCGTCCGACACGGCCAGGACCACGCGGGGGCCGGGTACGCCACCGGGGAGGACCCCCAGGCGCACGTCGGCCACATGGGTGCCGGACTTGTGGGAGGTCAGATGCGCCCCGCAACGCGCCGCCAGCACGTCGACGGTCATGTGTCCGACATTGTGTCGGGTGTCGGCGTACTGGGCGCCGGGATTGCCAAGGCCCACGACGAGCCAGGGCCGGGTTTCACTCATGGCAACGATCCTAGTGTGCGGGACCGGGCGCTCCCTTCAGCCCTTCTTCTTCAGGGCTTCCTTGAAGACCCAGATTCGCATGACGACGTACAAGAAGATGCCTTCACAGCAGGCGGAGGTGAATCGGGCGATTTCCGCATTGATGCCGAAGTGGTCGTGCAGGACGACGGTCAGGCCGACGACGAAGATCACGTACTGGGCGACCAGCCCCACCGTGTAACGGTACCCGTGCAGCAGGAAGTGCCCGTGCACCTGGAAGTTCAACCACTTGTTGAGCACCAGCGAGTACAGTCCCGCGATCGCGTAGCCCACGGTGACGGCGATCTTGAGGTCCCAGTGGAGAACCTCCTTGAACAGGGCCAGGAAGGCGATGTCCACCAGGAAGCCGCTGCCGTTGATGAGGGCGTAGCCGATGAAGGTCGTGGGGACCAAGTGGCGCATGAAGGGCGGGATGATCTTCTGGATCCCCCCGACCAGCCGCAGGAATGCCTGCGGTGCCCAACTTGCCGGGCCCGCGTGCTCCACTTCGCTCGACATCCCCACCTCCGTCACTTTTTCCTCACGGCGCCACCTCGGCACCCTCAGTGCAGGTTACACGCCTGCCCGCGGGGTCGCGTGGCTCACTGCGGCTCGCACAAGGAGCCGCCAGCGAAGAGTCGCGGCCTCGGTACCGTCAATGCTCATTGCTCCCTGCCGGCCGGTCCGCCCGGGACGGCGATCATGAAGTGCGGTTCATTGAGTCGGGCCAGCGCGAAGGCCTCTGCCACACGGGCCGCGACCTCGGCCCCCTGCCCTTGGTCGACGAGGGCGATCGCGCTTCCCCCGAATCCTCCCCCCGTCATGCGTGCCCCGTGGGCCCCGTGGGCACGGGCGACGTCCACGGCCAGGTCGAGCTCACGGCAGGTCACCTGGTAGTCGTCCCTGAGGGAGTCGTGGGAGTCGTCGAGGAGGGCTCCTGCCACGGCCAGGCGTTCACCTTCGAGGGGTCCCTGTCGCAGCAGGTCGATGAAGGCCCGCGTGCGGGCGACCTCGGAGACCACATGACGCACCCGCATGACC
This genomic interval carries:
- the eno gene encoding phosphopyruvate hydratase, whose translation is MAMIEAIGAREILDSRGNPTVEVEVLLEDGTVSRAAVPSGASTGAFEAVERRDGDKGRYLGKGVQDAVEAVTEAIAPELIGEDASDQRVIDEIMIDLDGTPNKGKLGANAILGVSLAVAKAAADSADLPLYRYLGGPNAHVLPVPMMNILNGGSHADTNVDIQEFMIAPLGADSFREALRWGAEVYHTLKGVIKERGLSTGLGDEGGFAPNLDSNAAALDLILEAIEKAGFKPGDDVALALDVASTEFFKDGAYQFEGEARSTEYMVDYYEKLISDYPMVSIEDPLSEDEWDAWKSLTDLIGGRVQLVGDDFFVTNPERLRRGIEMGAANALLVKVNQIGSLTETLDAVEEAHRAGYRSMTSHRSGETEDTTIADLAVATNSGQIKTGAPARSERVAKYNQLLRIEEDLGDAALYAGRTAFPRFGR
- the mfd gene encoding transcription-repair coupling factor, producing MTPRGRTIVKLTGLADQLLDDPAFAQVVDSVAASTPGVAAAPVGVRPALVAAVAQHLTGTSRTPVVMLTATGRDADQAGAALASWTDPAGVAVFPAWETLPHERLSPQSDTMARRIAVLRRLAHPVAGDPHAGPLQVLVVPVRAFLQPVIAGLGDLEPVRVRRGDLVDLPELTSRLTALGYQRVDMVEQRGQVSVRGGILDVFPPHEPHPLRLELWGDEVDEIRAFSLSDQRTLGAAEDGLWATACRELLLTEEVRRRARNLTTTLPGAAEMLELAAEGIPAPGIESLAPVLVGGMRRLVDLLPQGSPVLVSDPERVRARAEDLARTTEEFLTAAWSVAAGGGGVPLEAGSASFLDLDELRGEGGRTWWDLTSLPPAELADATVAGQDRADEGATAPQGRSGEGPGGPLLADEVRPRVVSPSLVGIGAREVRPYRGDFEAATGDIAELARAGWHLVVTTEGPGPAKRLVSILTSEGIGARLVVDVATRPEEGLVLVTTSRAGRGFVAPTQRLAVLTDGDLTGRAGASTRDMRRMPSRRRKGVDPLSLHPGDHVVHEQHGIGRFLELTQRTMGRGEAAVTRDYLVIEYAPSKRGHPGDRLMVPTDSMDQISKYTGSDHPTLTKMGGADWAKAKAKARKAVDEVAKELVRLYAVRQATKGHAFSPDTPWQRELEEAFPYVETPDQLVTIDEVKADMEKTVPMDRLLTGDVGYGKTEIAVRAAFKAVQDGKQVAVLVPTTLLVQQHLETFQERYAGFPVTVGALSRFSTPKEAEKVKAGLASGGVDVVIGTHALLTGTVAFKDLGLVVIDEEQRFGVEHKETLKALRADVDVLSMSATPIPRTLEMAVTGIREMSILQTPPEERQPVLTFVGAHSDAQVVAAIRRELLRDGQVFFVHNRVESIDEVASHLADLVPEARIRVAHGKLSEHQLEEVIIDFWNQHFDVLVCTTIVETGLDISNANTLIVDRADTFGLSQLHQLRGRVGRGRERAYAYFFYPGERTLSETAHERLKTIAQHSDLGSGLAVAQKDLEIRGAGNLLGGAQSGHIEGVGFDLYVRMVADAVAAVRGKKQEPKADLRMDLPVDAHVPPEYVPGERLRLEVYGKIAAVTTSAQEADLRAELADRFGPVPPEVDLLFAVARLREVVRRAGIEEVTGQGRYMRFAPVELTDSQIVRLRRLHPGAVIKAALRQVLVPAPMTARIGGQPVTGEPLLEWVETVVTKILRPLS
- a CDS encoding GtrA family protein translates to MSSEVEHAGPASWAPQAFLRLVGGIQKIIPPFMRHLVPTTFIGYALINGSGFLVDIAFLALFKEVLHWDLKIAVTVGYAIAGLYSLVLNKWLNFQVHGHFLLHGYRYTVGLVAQYVIFVVGLTVVLHDHFGINAEIARFTSACCEGIFLYVVMRIWVFKEALKKKG
- the pth gene encoding aminoacyl-tRNA hydrolase produces the protein MSETRPWLVVGLGNPGAQYADTRHNVGHMTVDVLAARCGAHLTSHKSGTHVADVRLGVLPGGVPGPRVVLAVSDGYMNITGGPVSRLMTFLGVDAEHLLVLHDELDLPAHELRLKRGGGEGGHNGLKSISQSIGTKDYHRLRIGIGRPPGRQDPADYVLARITAKDRPEVDVTVEQAADVVEDVVLRGFSQAQMSLHTA